In the Augochlora pura isolate Apur16 chromosome 7, APUR_v2.2.1, whole genome shotgun sequence genome, tacaaattagttTGTAGTTTACACACATCGAAATTTGAGACTTACGCAGTCGTCTGTTTGTATAAATCGTTGAAATTGTCTTCGCATGTAGATACACCCCAAAAATCTCTCTAGGGGAGACAGATCTGGACCAGGAAGTCCAGATGGGTGTGGCGAAGGACAAGAGAGCAATTCCAAAGCCTCGTGGGTGAGCAAGGTAGGTACTGCTCCAGCCCAGGAGCGTTGTGGTAGCACTCTAGAAATGTGTGTTCCTGTTTTGTGGTCCGAAGCCTGTGGACTGTGCAACGCGGCATGTCCTGGACTTTGGGCTGGTCGTGCCGGAGATGGTCTTGGTACATTAGGTGATCCTGGCCAGTTGGAAGCAGCCGGCGAGGCCATGCTTTGCGAAGATGGAAAGGGACTTCCATCTATGTGccctaaataaatattcagtgTCAGACAATATGGGAAGCTCGCTTgaaattcgtttctatttcttacCGGTTTGCATGAAAGAACCTGCGGGTGAATGCCCAACCTGCACGTTACTACATGGGCCAGGAGAAGATGTAGGCATTAAACCAGCAGGGCTGGGTACATGCATTGGATTTAAAGGACTATTTGCCACTAGACCAGAACCAGGTGAAGGGTGTGGCAACATATTAGGTGTATTAGGTGGCAGAGATGGCGGAGATGCTAAGTTGAAAGAAGTGGCTGGACTACTTCCAAAACTCTGATGCTGATTTGTCTTGAAGAAAGTACATGTGTAATTTGTTAGATAAAAATCAGATGTCGAGCATACGATAATTGAAAGATACCTGTGATATATTGGTAGTGTGTGGACTAGCTGGTGTGTGAGGATTGCTTCCAGAAGGTGGAGTAAGTGGTGGATGAAACCGTAAACCATCTCTCTGCTGTGCAGGCGATTGTGGTCCACTTCTATGATGACTTAGAAAACCTACGTTCCCACTTCCACTGCCTCCATCGCTATCCATTGTCACAGGAGAAGGTGGATTGTCGTCTTCAGATTGTGACCTTCTGCGGAACACTGCACTCTCGTCTACGTATTTAGAGAGAAAAGCCtgcaaatatatatcattagaCCAAAATGTAGGATAAATGTTGAACAATACTATTGGAATTAATTCTTAAGATTTATTACCTTCAGTCCTTGCGTAGGTGTAAATTCATCAACAACATAACTTCTATCAAAACGACTGTATGCTCCATCCCTTAGGCTGACTAGACCACCTCCACGTAAACGCAGTTCCAGACAGTACATACCCTGATACGCAATTCTGACTAACGTTACGCACTGTGGCATGATTGTGAAAGTTTGCACTGGCACTTGAGGtcgctgtaaataaataatatatgtacacatacttgtaaaaatattaaaattcgtcAAATGATTTGTAACATCTTACCGAATTGTAAACACAAAGCTGTGGAATCATGGGTAATTTACTAATTGATGTGAGGGGCTGAAGTGTTTCATGAAGAATGTGTATAAGCTGCGCTAGATTTCTATGCCTGTTTAAATGAGCTTCTAGTTGCTCTTTCATAATGGAGTGAGCATTCGTTGCAGTACTTGTTGGAcctatataattatgaaatgatTAACATACagttaatatgtaataacgtttataaaataatactaactTTTTCCAAAAATCAGCTTGAATGCTTTATCGCTCGTATTCCACTGTATGGTGGCAGTAGCTCCACGATTAGGACCGTACGCCAAAACTAATTTGCTGTAGTTGTACGATTTTATGCTAACCATGTTCCGTAAGTTGTATTTTTCTAGAAATACacaaaacataaataatcaTCGGGagcttatattaaaaaaaagtaaaatattataattacccATTTTGAAGTATTCAGCTAGATCATGGACCAAAGAATACAGGTGCACGATTTGCGCCCAATCATTGAGCAGCGCATCTACTGTGCGCGACATAGTATCCGCTGTTCCCATTTCGTATTGAAAATACACTGGCCTCCGCAGACCTAACAAAAATAAGCAAATTATTACAAAGCACTTAGAAGACAttgattcaatttaaattaccTTGTTCCTTTGGATGATTACTAGATAAAGGACTGCCGTGAAACACAAATTCAGCCATCCAAGTCTTCGCCATACCTTTGCCCTGTACTCTAATCGATACACTAAGCAGTCTTTTAAGAAGTGCTTGCCATGAGCAGCTTGAACTTATTATACTAGAAGGAGCAGGTAATTGGACCAGCTTCAGAACCAATGCAGTGGCGTTTGCTTCCACTTGTAGTCCTTGGTGAGCTATGTCTCTCTTAGTTAACTCTTGCGCCAATGTAACGAAAGGTATTCTCTCATCGCAGAGAGCAACTACATGCGCCAACTCTGGAATGAAATACGCAGGCTGCTTGGACCGTCTGTTCTGTAACGTTGCACTTGCGTCGGTCCTTCCGCTAGGTCCTGTACTCCTGCGCTTATTGATGTTTGTCTCGGTAGCTTCTGTAAAGTGTTTGCATGGAGTTAATCTCTACCTTTATTCAATCAATTCAAATCATTAAAACGAAACTGACCACTGTCGACGCTGGTGAAGGGACCGTGAGTTATGACGAAAGTATCGAACTCGATTAAAGTCTGCACTTTCAGATACATCTTTGGAATTTCTGTTTCAATACTATCATCATGAGGATCATCTTCTACGGAACTATGCTTCACTACAGCAAGGTAAAACGAGCATTCAATTTCACAAGGAgaactttctttctctttgaaTGCTACTATGAGTATCACTGTGGGATGTCGATGAAGTTGAACGAACATGCGGTGTCTACTAATTTTCGACATTGGATGTTCAGGGTGGTGGAGAAGCGGCAATCGCTCATGCGAAGTGGCTGGGAGGTGTTGCAGTGTCTTCTCGCATCTTCTCTGCGTTATCCAGTACCTGAAATGAACGATGAAGTATGACGTGGAAATGGAAACATGGATAGAACAATTACCTGAGCTCTGATATCAAAGTTGGTAGTCGAGAATGATCACCATTTAAGGTAGCAGTAAGTTCAGGCACCAAAGGGGCCTCGTACTGAGGAACGTGGCACTGTAACATTCCGGTGTGAGTATCGACAGTGACCAAAAGGTGTTCTGCTCTCAAACAAGGTTGCAAAATTGGAACAGACAGGATCGCTGGTGAACCAGCCAGGGTGCACTCGACATCTTTCAACATAGATTGTAATTCCTGCTTCAAATCCAGTAATCTACTTCGAGTGCGTACATAGATTGTGTGTACCAGCAGACATTCCATCGATAATTGATCCGATCTAATTGCTCTGTCTGCTATTTCACTTTCCTTGCTGCCTAGCGACGGAACGTGCACTATCGCCAGTGATCTAGCTGGATCATGCTGATCTACTTGAACTGTAAGCTTGTATCCTAGCTCAGATCGCGGATCTTTATTTGTCAGCTCTCTCCAGTATGACACAGATAGACATTTCCCTGGAGTGTACTCGTCTACGTGAATATGGTCATCCAATCTGTCTCGTATCAATCTCAGTGTTTGGGAATATAGTACTTCCAGCTGAAGTGATTGGCAAAAATAGTGTAGAATGTGGTAAACTTCAGATAGCGGGTTTGTACTTTCCGCCAATCTTGATTGGACCAcctagtaattaaaataaattttattactgtgtTAGTAGAAACATATCCAATAATGTTTAGAACAAAAATGATACCTGATGAACATATCGTGTTTGTAAAGGATGGACCAAAGCTTTCCCATCACCAGTTTCCCTATCAGATACCAAAATTTCTAATTCCAACAGTCTCCATGGCACAGATGGACCATCCCCCATAACAGTGAGTGATACTGAAAATTCTTGTTCAACAAGAAATGTTACTCTTCCTgcctcaatttttaaattacgcaTCTGTGGAAGCAGATTCCCTGTTACTAATCTGTGCTGAATAACTTGATTCAATCTTTGAAGTGTACTTCTTTTCTCTGCTGGCGTGATTGGATCTGGAGGAACGATTCTCtcctattaaaaaatagatttatgtaatattatcctttttgtaaatattaataagttatATTTACTCTTATGCATGCTGGCAAGCGACTGTATGTTCCAGTTGTCAGAACTTCCACTGCAGCAGGAATGTGAAAATTAGGCAATCTGGCATGAACCAATGTTTCTCGAGCCATGCGTGCCAACATGTCTGCAGTGTCAACAAAAAGCAATGATTGCTTATCCAAGAAGGCCATTATATGCTGTCAATATAACACTTTGgtcattaaaatgtaaaataaaatttcaaaagtaGAATGGAATATTTAACATACTGCGGATTTGTCAACTTTGGAAGCACTATTTGCCCATTTAACCAATGCAAGCAACCGTACATACAGTTGTCTGGTTCTAGCAGAAAAGTTGTAgatctcaatttttctttccataTCGGTTTTCCTTGGTAATCTATAAATACATCATGTTTAGGTATACTGCAACAGCAAAAGGATATTTTTCTAACGTAAATTTCCTTACAATTCGGCCAAAACTGTAAGTTCATGGTAAGTCCTTTGTATaatgaaatcaattaatatgccaagagaaatatttccacCACGATTTCCTTCCTGAGGGATGTTGTTGGTAACAGG is a window encoding:
- the Med14 gene encoding mediator complex subunit 14, producing MAPVPLEGHQTPVTNNIPQEGNRGGNISLGILIDFIIQRTYHELTVLAELLPRKTDMERKIEIYNFSARTRQLYVRLLALVKWANSASKVDKSAHIMAFLDKQSLLFVDTADMLARMARETLVHARLPNFHIPAAVEVLTTGTYSRLPACIRERIVPPDPITPAEKRSTLQRLNQVIQHRLVTGNLLPQMRNLKIEAGRVTFLVEQEFSVSLTVMGDGPSVPWRLLELEILVSDRETGDGKALVHPLQTRYVHQVVQSRLAESTNPLSEVYHILHYFCQSLQLEVLYSQTLRLIRDRLDDHIHVDEYTPGKCLSVSYWRELTNKDPRSELGYKLTVQVDQHDPARSLAIVHVPSLGSKESEIADRAIRSDQLSMECLLVHTIYVRTRSRLLDLKQELQSMLKDVECTLAGSPAILSVPILQPCLRAEHLLVTVDTHTGMLQCHVPQYEAPLVPELTATLNGDHSRLPTLISELRYWITQRRCEKTLQHLPATSHERLPLLHHPEHPMSKISRHRMFVQLHRHPTVILIVAFKEKESSPCEIECSFYLAVVKHSSVEDDPHDDSIETEIPKMYLKVQTLIEFDTFVITHGPFTSVDSEATETNINKRRSTGPSGRTDASATLQNRRSKQPAYFIPELAHVVALCDERIPFVTLAQELTKRDIAHQGLQVEANATALVLKLVQLPAPSSIISSSCSWQALLKRLLSVSIRVQGKGMAKTWMAEFVFHGSPLSSNHPKEQGLRRPVYFQYEMGTADTMSRTVDALLNDWAQIVHLYSLVHDLAEYFKMEKYNLRNMVSIKSYNYSKLVLAYGPNRGATATIQWNTSDKAFKLIFGKSPTSTATNAHSIMKEQLEAHLNRHRNLAQLIHILHETLQPLTSISKLPMIPQLCVYNSRPQVPVQTFTIMPQCVTLVRIAYQGMYCLELRLRGGGLVSLRDGAYSRFDRSYVVDEFTPTQGLKAFLSKYVDESAVFRRRSQSEDDNPPSPVTMDSDGGSGSGNVGFLSHHRSGPQSPAQQRDGLRFHPPLTPPSGSNPHTPASPHTTNISQTNQHQSFGSSPATSFNLASPPSLPPNTPNMLPHPSPGSGLVANSPLNPMHVPSPAGLMPTSSPGPCSNVQVGHSPAGSFMQTGHIDGSPFPSSQSMASPAASNWPGSPNVPRPSPARPAQSPGHAALHSPQASDHKTGTHISRVLPQRSWAGAVPTLLTHEALELLSCPSPHPSGLPGPDLSPLERFLGCIYMRRQFQRFIQTDDCLTAINSTEPGVVQFKVESLQCRVGLNPQHLQSLHIKVQPLPEHKDQWTLEELQIIEKFFDTRAAAPPYKPNTLSGFGRMLNVPFNVLKDFVQIMKLELVPGLVQQQQLKWNVQWCLRIPPSGTPIVPTGMAAVLVCRNKILFFLQITRIGLPYQGETPSLVLPLVYDVNTNVTQLAEKRDPSPASAMAAASLQLKRFAEYGVNQSECSLFPAVRDLLANLTLPSEPPPVMSQVVQSPAGGQVTPTQQIQSPAMQLHSPMAGNQGPPQGPYGIQGMPPMGIMGGPPQ